The Deinococcus hopiensis KR-140 sequence CGCGGCGCTGAAGGACGCGGGCGGGCGGCCGACGCTGCTCCTGAGCCACAATCCGGACCTGTTGCCGGACCTGCCTCGACCCGTGGGCCTGGTTCTGTGCGGCCATACCCACGGCGGACAGATTCGCCTGCCGCTTGTCGGAGCCATTCACGTGCCCAGCAAATACGGTCAGCGCTACGCGATGGGCTGGGTGCGCGGCGCGCACAACACCCCGGCCTACGTCAGCCGGGGTTTGGGCATGAGCGGCGTCCCCTTTCGCAACCTCTGCACGCCGGAGATCACGCTGCTGACGCTAAAGGGCTGAGACCCAGGGCTCACACCGCCGTGTCCGGGCGCTTCCCTCAACGGTCGCAGCAGCGTTTCCACCAGCAGTGGATCAAAGTGGCCGCCCTCGGCCTGGAGGTGGGCCGGGGTCTCAGCCTGGGTCAGGCACGCTTGTCGGCGCGTGCGCTCGTCAGCGCGTCATACACGTCACACACGGCGAGGATGCGCGCGGAAAGGGGAAGATGCGCACCGGACAGCTCCTGGGGATATCCCGCTCCGTCCCAGTGCCTGTGGTGGGCGGCGGTCACGTCCAGCGCTGCGGACGGCAGGAAAGGCAGCCGTGCGGCAAGGTGCAGGCCCTTGGCGACGTGCTTCTCCATGCGGGCGGCGGGGGTCAGGGGCTAATGCAACGTGGCGTCGGGAATGGCCATCTTCCCCGTGACGTGCAGCTGCGCGCCCCAGTGCAGGGCG is a genomic window containing:
- a CDS encoding HD-GYP domain-containing protein is translated as MEKHVAKGLHLAARLPFLPSAALDVTAAHHRHWDGAGYPQELSGAHLPLSARILAVCDVYDALTSARADKRA